The genomic window tttaattttgacaaaattcTCTCGACGAAAGAAAAAGTTGCTTGTCATTGAAACGTAAGCCCCGTTCAGTTAGTCCATAGAGGAAGAGGTGAATAACTGTCGAACGGCCATGATATCATCGGCGGAGAGACCACATAAGCTCCACACACGCGTCTCAGCAATTTGAAT from Arabidopsis thaliana chromosome 3, partial sequence includes these protein-coding regions:
- a CDS encoding uncharacterized protein (unknown protein; Has 30201 Blast hits to 17322 proteins in 780 species: Archae - 12; Bacteria - 1396; Metazoa - 17338; Fungi - 3422; Plants - 5037; Viruses - 0; Other Eukaryotes - 2996 (source: NCBI BLink).), translated to MGHMGLSKFRPRKVPGPLIRRDAASVTRESCGGEIQIAETRVWSLCGLSADDIMAVRQLFTSSSMD